In one Micromonospora polyrhachis genomic region, the following are encoded:
- a CDS encoding YbaB/EbfC family nucleoid-associated protein: MSMLGDEELLAEMRSALDDIRATTDRVRRRVNQAKTTVEDKKKLLSVTVGGHGELTQIAFNGDAYRQLAPAELADLIVTTVRTAREGAQRKVMAGTAELTGDLSQLGDTARTATSMEQLVEGIVGLVSAGDDRRRGRSAS; encoded by the coding sequence ATGAGCATGTTGGGCGACGAGGAACTGCTGGCCGAGATGCGGTCGGCCCTGGACGACATACGGGCCACCACCGATCGGGTACGTCGGCGGGTGAACCAGGCGAAGACCACCGTGGAGGACAAGAAGAAGCTGCTGTCGGTGACCGTGGGTGGGCATGGCGAGCTGACCCAGATTGCCTTCAACGGGGACGCCTATCGGCAGCTCGCGCCGGCCGAACTGGCCGATCTGATCGTGACCACGGTGCGGACCGCCCGGGAGGGTGCCCAGCGCAAGGTGATGGCCGGTACCGCCGAGTTGACCGGTGACCTTTCCCAACTCGGCGACACCGCGCGGACGGCCACCAGCATGGAGCAACTCGTCGAGGGCATCGTCGGTCTGGTCTCCGCAGGTGACGACCGGCGGCGGGGACGCTCGGCATCATGA